The following proteins are encoded in a genomic region of Arachis stenosperma cultivar V10309 chromosome 4, arast.V10309.gnm1.PFL2, whole genome shotgun sequence:
- the LOC130975705 gene encoding F-box protein CPR1-like, whose product MEKNKGMSDVLPLDVIRRIFLRLPAKELFRLRCVSKLWHSLISDRDFAESHLNHSSVAPSHSCLFVNFLSVGYFVDVDTLAFKELSLPFSRKKRSLDFRVLGSCRGFVLLNRFPHFLIVWNPLTGSSKRISYSHIVSRSKIPGLNFHDHALLFGFGYDASQDDYLVVLAWDNGKHSQLHVDCFSLRTNSWINFDAALPKPFGHKMWESRGLFLHGAIHWLSCYGAYMNAILIFDLKEWSFSTTSIPVKHYNWYSDLTLLGGCLALFSYDHVGKTYIWVMKEYKVTSSWILMYAIPCFKIVPLSLSNGSDIIALLSTTKLKFAKYNVSGELLQEIDYPPLCYRPNRNFLTFFVYTESLLPFPADTKDKDKKKKTGM is encoded by the coding sequence ATGGAGAAGAACAAGGGCATGAGCGACGTCCTCCCTCTTGACGTCATTCGGCGAATCTTTCTGAGGCTTCCCGCCAAAGAGCTGTTTCGTCTCAGATGCGTCTCCAAACTTTGGCACTCTCTCATATCCGATCGAGATTTTGCAGAATCTCATCTTAACCATTCCTCTGTAGCACCCTCCCATTCATGCCTCTTCGTAAACTTCCTATCTGTGGGTTACTTTGTTGACGTAGACACACTAGCATTCAAAGAGCTATCTCTCCCTTTCAGCAGGAAGAAGCGATCTTTAGATTTTAGAGTCCTGGGATCCTGCAGAGGGTTTGTTCTCTTAAACCGATTTCCACATTTTCTTATAGTATGGAACCCTCTCACCGGATCCAGCAAAAGAATATCTTACTCTCATATCGTTTCTCGTAGTAAGATCCCGGGCCTTAATTTTCACGATCATGCACTTCTCTTTGGATTTGGTTATGATGCGTCACAGGATGACTATTTGGTAGTTTTAGCTTGGGACAATGGGAAGCACTCCCAACTCCACGTAGATTGCTTTTCGTTGAGAACCAATTCATGGATTAATTTCGATGCAGCACTCCCCAAACCCTTTGGTCACAAAATGTGGGAATCTCGTGGGTTATTCTTACATGGCGCTATTCATTGGTTGAGTTGCTATGGTGCTTACATGAATGCTATTCTTATCTTTGATTTGAAGGAATGGAGTTTCTCAACGACATCTATACCGGTAAAGCATTATAACTGGTACTCCGATCTCACCCTATTAGGAGGGTGCCTAGCCTTGTTTTCGTATGATCACGTAGGTAAAACTTACATATGGGTTATGAAAGAATATAAAGTGACGTCATCTTGGATTTTAATGTATGCCATTCCTTGTTTTAAGATAGTGCCTCTGTCCTTATCCAATGGTAGTGACATTATTGCACTACTATCTACTACCAAGTTAAAGTTCGCCAAATATAACGTCAGTGGAGAGCTTCTCCAAGAAATTGATTATCCTCCTCTTTGCTATAGGCCAAATCGAAACTTCCTAACTTTCTTTGTATATACAGAGAGTCTCTTGCCATTCCCTGCTGATACCAAAGATAaggataagaagaagaaaaccgGTATGTAA